In Streptomyces sp. NBC_00448, the following are encoded in one genomic region:
- a CDS encoding bifunctional DNA primase/polymerase translates to MDEIQRQHHTAYVTSAGAEWLASASAFPRSVQALWAARPAAPSVLPCGTAFDVVNLPLLFGRRVLEQLWSAGPGSGPAAVHRGRVLVLAAPGTAHRLPALLEWEEWGRRVPPLLCHGRGDAVTVPPLYDCAPAGGRGPRPETGRSRWVVAPDTRKPWLPGADVLLWACVRAVRQDRPRPVPPAPPLVSTPVTG, encoded by the coding sequence ACACCGCGTACGTCACCTCGGCGGGCGCCGAGTGGCTCGCCTCCGCCAGCGCCTTCCCGCGCAGCGTCCAGGCGCTGTGGGCGGCCCGCCCGGCCGCGCCGAGCGTACTGCCGTGCGGCACCGCCTTCGACGTGGTCAACCTGCCGTTGCTCTTCGGGCGGCGGGTGCTGGAGCAGTTATGGTCGGCGGGCCCCGGCAGCGGCCCCGCCGCCGTGCACCGCGGCCGGGTGCTGGTGCTGGCCGCGCCCGGCACCGCCCACCGGCTGCCCGCGCTGCTGGAGTGGGAGGAGTGGGGCCGGCGGGTGCCGCCGCTGCTCTGCCACGGCCGCGGCGACGCGGTGACGGTGCCGCCGCTCTACGACTGCGCGCCCGCCGGCGGGCGCGGTCCGCGCCCCGAGACCGGCCGCTCCCGCTGGGTGGTCGCGCCGGACACCCGCAAGCCCTGGCTGCCCGGCGCGGACGTGCTGCTGTGGGCCTGTGTCAGGGCGGTCCGGCAGGACCGGCCACGGCCGGTGCCGCCGGCTCCGCCGCTGGTCAGCACACCCGTGACGGGCTGA
- a CDS encoding OsmC family peroxiredoxin gives MATTRTATTQWKGPLMGGAGTVSLDTSGVGTYEVSWPSRAEAANGKTSPEELIAAAHSSCYSMALSHGLAGAGTPPETVQTVANVTFQPGEGITGITLAVKARVPGLTAEAFEAAAQDAKANCPVSKALAGVNITLEAELLS, from the coding sequence ATGGCAACCACTCGTACCGCGACGACCCAGTGGAAGGGCCCGCTGATGGGCGGCGCCGGGACGGTCTCGCTGGACACCTCTGGCGTGGGCACGTACGAGGTGTCGTGGCCGTCGCGCGCCGAGGCCGCGAACGGCAAGACCAGCCCCGAGGAGCTGATCGCCGCCGCCCACTCCTCCTGCTACTCCATGGCGCTCTCGCACGGCCTGGCGGGCGCGGGCACCCCGCCCGAGACCGTCCAGACCGTGGCGAACGTCACGTTCCAGCCGGGTGAGGGCATCACCGGGATCACCCTCGCGGTGAAGGCGCGCGTCCCGGGCCTGACCGCCGAGGCGTTCGAGGCCGCCGCGCAGGACGCGAAGGCGAACTGCCCGGTCAGCAAGGCGCTCGCGGGCGTGAACATCACCCTTGAGGCCGAACTGCTCTCCTGA